The following is a genomic window from Solanum stenotomum isolate F172 chromosome 4, ASM1918654v1, whole genome shotgun sequence.
GGTTTTAGGACCATTAGAACAGGATCAACTAGCAGGATTCTATAATGCAATAGATGTATTCATAAACCCAACATTAAGAGCTCAAGGTTTGGATCACACACTATTAGAAGCCATCCTAACAGGTAAGCCTTTGATGGCAACGAAACTCGCCAGCATTACTGGATCGATCATCGTCAGCCAAGAAATGGGGTATACATATGCACCTACAGTAAGGGAATTGAAGAAAGCTTTGTATAAGATTTGGGAGGATGGAAGGGAAAGTCTACAGAAGAAAGGAAGATTTGCTAGAGAGAGGGGTTTGAAGTTGTTTACTGCTACCAAAATGGCTGCAGCATATGAAAGGCTTTTTCTTTGTATCTCAAGTGATGAAAAGCAAGAACACAACTATTGTATTTACCAACCTCAGTTTAATTGATGTGGTCTCTGTTAGGATCAAGCGTCAAATGCTTACCATCATGTCAAAAAGTATAGTTCATGCAACAAGTTGCTTTTGGGAATCAAGCATTTACCATCATGCCAAAAGTTATAGTTGATAGCAAGAACTAGCGCAACgttatttttcaattaagttCACCAAGTAAGCATCATGTTCGATTAGGCATGATGTGGCGTTAACCAAAAATCTAAAAGCTATATTGATAGAGAGCTGTGAGGTTTCCATAGACgtcattttttggttttttttttcactctctgtcccaatttatgtgtcactaTCGCTTTTCAAAAGTCAAACATTGTAAGTTTGACCAAAAATTTGCGCGTGGAATCTTCAacctttttgaaataaatttatatatttgtaaactatgtaaaaagtactataagtcacaataattagaaatccaaaataattaaaagatgtATGATAAATTTTTGGTCAAAGATAAaattgtttgaatctcgaaattcgaAAAGTGTTACACCAAAGggagtaattatttttattttgaagaagTATGCATTGTATTTGTTCCCagttaagttattaattaaagtttcaccaaaacaaaaaagttattaattaaaggGATGCTATTCTTTTAATTGCTTTGGGTATAtttgcaaaaaaatattttatatgctCATCTATTTCTCAGAAGAAGTCGTGTAATTTTCTTAAAGATCGTTGTGAATTTTTTGCCAAATTAGATGGAGTATGGAAGATTAAATTGTTTTAATCTTGATTCTAGCACAAGCTGATATTTATATTCCTCATAAAAGAAATTTAGGAAAGTTGACCCCCTTAATCAGGGGCGGCGGCTCAAGCATATTAGTAATTTAAAGTCAAAATCAAATGGaggttttaaatttaaattgttactaataacttttatataactgatttcttttgatattttttttttcaattgataatataaccattcttattttatattatctttCATAAGATACAATATTCTAAATATATCAAACTTCTTCTAGtaaattctttcattttatatcaAGAGTTTACTTTTTCTACTAATAGtattccattaaaaaaaaatatatatataatcaattatTGTTAAGAAATGAGGACTCTCAAATTTGGGGGTCTAAAGCACGTGTCTTTTTCTTAACACGGATGAGCAAGGCCCTGCCATTAATGCGCGATAGATATGTAATATTCTTTCAATATGTATTGCGAACACTTTCAACAACAATAGTACTATATATCTTATTagcaaaataaaaatgacaaaaaaactATTACGTTCTTAAAAATCTTTTCCTAGTAATGGTCGGTACACCAATTATACCGTATTAATGCACTCTATCAAACGAACCCATAATCGCAGAAATCAGCTTCCCATTCACAATAGCAATAAGTTGAATCTTGACCTTGTAAACAATAATGTTCATAAGGGTTATGACCATGGGATATTTTAGTGCACTCTGTTAGGCatattcttgattgtgattCAACTGGACAATCAATTCCAAGTACTAATCTCTCACAAATATTTACTAGGGCACCCTCAACTGAAATCATAccttaaaaaaagattaaaaaatcattaGAAATGCcaatttaaataaatagatacataaaTAGATTTGACTTCTTTAACTATTAATTTATCCTTACTCATCGACATGAGTCGAGGATCTGTTGAAAACCGTCTCTCTACCTTTATAAAAGATGGGAATAAGAACCTAATCTCCTTACAAAGCTACTTGTGAGATTcatcaaaaatatttgttgaattaaaattttataattacacGTGATTTAACaaatgatgaaaataaaaactatcttacaaaaaaataatcttgtaGGGTCTCGAGAGTAGAGTGTGGTAGACCTTATCAGTATCTTTACGAGGTAGAAAGattgtaaaataaaaactatCCTACAACAACAATAGCAAAAAACCTTGTGAAATCTCACAAAGTAGGGTCTGGAGGGTAGAGTATGATAGACCTTATCACTATCTTTACGAGGTAGAAAGATtgtaaataaaaacaacaacaacaacaacaacaaaccttGTAAAATCCCACAAAACGGGATCATCTAGCAGAGTAGAGTGTAGCAGACCTTATCACTATCTTTATGAGAGGTAGAAAGATTGTTTTTAAAAGACAGCCGGCTCAAGCAAAATCAAAACagtaattaaaagaaaaacacgATAGTATATATAAGGAAccataacaataacaataaggTGCAGTCACCTAAACACAGTAAATCAcgataaataaaaactaaatcTTAGCATATATACCTGAGGtgagaaaaagaaaagctaTTAGGATGAAACATGTTGCTAAAGCTTGCTTCATTTTCAATTTCTGAACTCTTTagacaattgatttttttttccaaacttGTACACTTCTATTTATAATagtgagtaaaaaaaaaatactcctaTATGTCTTCAATTCTATATATGGTAAAAAATTCATATTACTtttgacatattttaaaaatagaaggaCATTAATATTAGTGTacctattaaagataaaatgaattCCACTTGCCAATAATTACATGGATTGTACTAATGTagagatctcaaattttgaatcaaattgtAAAGATTTTGCcattttgagataattattatttttattacctAAATTGAATAATAATGGGCAAAATGATATTTAGATCTCTTATTTTATCACTAATATCATATAAGCaaaaacaaagtaaatataAGTACATAATATTTTCacctattttaatccttttttgAGATTTCAAGTTGTAAGTCGCCAATTAAGGAATgtttataataaatatcattACTTCTGATTTATATCAAGAATAAAAGATTTATTAACTATACTTTCTTGATCCATATTATGTGGTGTTTTTTgccttttattttatgtttaatagaaaataaaccagtttttacataatcaaaaaggtattttcttttttcaactaTACCTTTAATTAGATAAGTAAATTTTTGCAAAACCaagaaatcatattaaaataatattatttaattaatgataatttCGTGTAaacacttccaatttcttgaaatgaagaatttttaaaaagatgtgtccaaactaaaaacaacaaatagtatAAATCGAAGAAAGTATAACAAATAATTTagaaagtaattaattattcttcTATTAATGGATCAATTTTGATCCTTATCAATTTAATCCTCCTTCTCTCTCATGGTTATAATATCATTATATTTCTAAATTAGCAATCAAAAGGAACTATTTTGGTGGAATTGGAAAGAGAGGATTTTAATATATCATCATACTTAAAATATTCagatttattaatataaaatttttgaaaaattatattcttaGATACAAACATTTATCATACAAATTATACGTTTAATATTATATACCAGCAATactttcaaaataaaatgtatatataaacACACACGATATACATTATACCAGTACTAATATCGTGtatataagaaaaatttattattactttctATGATTTATACCGTGTATATTACTACAACCTTACAATTATGAGGTTATATTCCAGGCTTCCATCTGTGTATATACTAAAGGGCTTCTTAATTAACTATATAGACAACAACGAAAAATTCAATAGAAAcgtttatatgtatatataatgcaACAACATTGTATAAATGGTATTGGTGTATAATCTGCATAGAATGTATAATTATGTATCAAAGATGTATATATATTCCTATACGTTTTTATACAATATCATGTAAAGAGTCCTTGCGTAGTTTCCCATTGAGATTGGTAGGAGAGTAATCCTACCTATAAAATTAAGAGATGATGGTGTGATTATTATTGGGAAACGAActaatacaaataatatatggtcaaaataatgaaaataaaattgaaaaataatgaCACTAAGAATTCTACGTGGAAACCTTTCTGAATAAGGGAAAAAACCACGGTCCAAGAGGAGCAACacacttttcttctttctcattcGGAAGGCTCAGTCGCACACCAACTGATATCACAATAGCAAGAAATTTAAGTTTAAGGCCTCCATTTGATTTTGACTTTAGATCAATATCTCAATAAATTGTTTTGGAACGGACATCGGAGTCATATCTTAGTTTGGATGTCAGGGTCGGATCCTAGATCGATTATTGAAGTTGATTTTCGggtcaaaaaaatattttttcttaaagagtATTTCCTAGTgtcaaaccaaaaataaaacatattttctagaaaatgtttttcatttaccaatcaaacatcaaaaaatattttctactcaccaaccacaCTTGAGAAATAAAATGTGTTTAATGTCAATTTGACTTTCTCTACAAAGAGTAAGTTTGTCATATCACTGTCATTCTTGTTCAATAAAAACCTGAcatataatttttcaagttgaaaaTGGAATTTTAACGGGTAAAAAGTAAATGTAGCTAGTTTTAAGGGGTAAACATATTtctatgcattttttttttattgtaatgtaatttgtaaatatttcttacactttttcatatcttttatcatttacaaacatataattttcaaaattggaTTGACTATTGAGTTTGTTTGGAttaacttttgatttttgacttataagtcaataatcatataaagaaatcttaacttatgacttattttttcattttagctTAAAATCAAATGTTTATAGGAAAAATCActccatatacacatttaagagtaaATATNCTGTTATAGCTtgaaaatagtactataatatatgtcatatatgaaatttacacaTGTTTATAAgcatttttaaaacttatctaaacaattaaaaaaatgcttaaaaactattttaactccaaaacatttaaaataagttaattcgAATAGGCTCTTTAATGATATAAATGACAGCATAGTAATTTTTGACCATTTGAGTggatttattttgaatttattattgttattttgaaaTGTAAGTTATTGTAATACTACCACACTATAAGAGGGAATTCATATGGTAAAAACATATGTTATttgtgtcacgatccaaaaatggacgtgatgacactcgtcttattcCATCAAGACAAGTTAGCTTAAAACTCTataataaaatgcggaaattttataatcaactcaaaaatacccctaacATCtggtcacgtgtacaagcctctaaagtattacaactgattcaaaagaaaaacacaagtctcaaatgacattgtttctagaatagaacaagatcataattaaggAGAAAGAAGGTCCGCTGAAATGACAAACATCTACCTCACAAACTTCCACAAGAAGCCTCAGActaggagaagagaaaatatcacatACCAACCtatcaaaacttgaatcataatataataaccaaaaaatataaaatttaaaccGAATGCCTTAGGAACAGCAACGtggaacttgaatttttttcctttgacACCCTTTATTCCAACCATGATTGGCTCATCATGGCTAATCATTGGCCCACCATTCTTATTAATTTAGCACCCACCAGTTACcattaattttcaaaacaaacTCACAAAACCTTTATAACAAACATACAGTAATCCACCTCAATTTCCCATCTAACTCTTAATGgtcaattcaaaatattaaccAACAGAAAAACATATCTTATATCCTAGTACTGTTTCATCCGTCAACCataataatttaatcaataCCCTCTAATccataaatatatgtaaataatatatgcatatatCTATACACGAAAGGAAAAACTAGCTTcacatatatgtatttattatatacCTCAATACTCCTTCTTTCCAGGCCGCAACTACACAAAATTATGACCCGACAATTCTCAACCCTAATGATTTATTTTCCTATATGGGTCAAgtgaaattaaacaaattataactTAACCCATTAAGCATTAATTAAAATTAGCTATTTAATAATTAACCATCAATTAATTTACTCTAGttaaatgaatatttaaaatttccaaaaatgacctacCGAATCATTACAATTTGGGGAACATTTTGGTTATTGAAGTAACATGATTGGCTGAAAATGAATATTACTATAGCTacaatatgaatttaaaatgtGTCTTGATtaatttatcctttttatttaagTCATTCCTCATTATTCATCAGCCCTTTAAGCAACTATTACAATTAACGATTTGTTTTTGTGCTTAACAttagtttattattttctcCATCTCAATTTGCTTAActattttttgattttatacgaatttcaatatgaattttgcatatcaagtaaaaaatccaaaaaaaagaagaaagattattatattatttactcAAATTTGTCGaattttgaaatacaaatattgaatatcaggtaagaaaacaaaaaaaatgaagaaagatTATAATACTATCAGTATATTAACTCAAATTAATTGGACTTCCATACAAATATGGATATCAggtaagaaaacaaaaaaaaatgaaaaaaaattataataatatcaACTCAAATTAGTAGGACTTCTATTCAAATATTAGATATCAggtaagaaaacaaaaaaatgaagaaaaattataatactaTCAACTCAAATTAATCGAACTTCTATACAAGTAACATataaaaaacataacaaaaaaagaTTATAATACTATCAACTCAAATTAGTCATACTTCCATACAAATATTGGATATCAGGTacgaaaatgaaaaaagattatAATACTATCAACTCAGATTAGTCcgatttcaatacaaataatgAATATCTAGTAAGAAACAACAACTTGAATAAAGATTATAAACTATCAACTCAGATTAGCCCGATTTCAATACAAGTAATAAATATAAggtaagaaaacaaaaaatgaaaaaaagattatAATACAATCAACTCAAATTAATCGAACTTTCATACaagtattaaatatttgataagaaaacaaaaaaaatggagCAAAACTATAATACTATCAACTCAAATTAATTAGACTTCCATAAAAATATTGACTATTAGGTAAAAAgctaaaaaacaaaaagatattGTAAGGAGTACTAGAACTTCTATATAAAAATATGGAACATCCAATTAGAAAACAAATCATTTGAATTGGGCGCCCAAAATAGAAGGAGAACATATGTACTGCGTATAAATAGACTATCAAATCAAAGCCAGCTATAGTTACTCTGTTTTCTGTCAATCACCAAGAAAGAAAGCTCTGTTTTCCATGGCTCCCAAGAAAGAGGCGAAGAAGGAGTCGTCCTCAACCTCCACTCATCAACCCGCCATTGGTACTCGAACCTCTTCTCGCACTGCAAAACCCAATTTGGATTCTAATTCTGATCCTCAACAACCACCTGTCAATGTTGCTCCAAGCTCTTCTGGAAGTGGAAAAGCAAAATTGGGTTCTAATCCTAAGCCACCCAGGTCCAAGAAGGCAGAAACAAAGAATTctgatggtggtggtggtgaatCTTCTTCAATGGGTTTCAAGAAAAAGGCGAATTCAGGGCCTGCCGCCATTGGTACTCAAAGCTCTGCTCGACAACGCGGCAAAGGCAAAGTGGAGTCTGATCCTAAGCCACCCAAGTCCAAGAAGGTAGAAACAAAGATTTctgatggtggtggtggagaatcttcttcaatggattCCAAGAAAAAGGCGAATTCAGGGCCTGCCGCCATTGGTACTCGAAGCTCTACTCGACAACGCGGCAAAGACAAAGTGGGTTCTAGCATGCCTTCTGATTCTGTTTCTCAACCACCCAAGTCGGAGAAGGCTGAAACAAACACTTCTGGTGGCGGTGGCGGTGGCGGTGAATCTTCTTCGATGGATTCCAAGAATAAGGCGAGTACGGAGACTGCCGCCATTGTTACTCAAAGATCTACTCGACAACAACGCGGCAAAGGTAAAGTGTATTCTAACGTCCCTACTGATTCTGTTTCTCAACCACCCAAGTCAAAGAAGGGCAAAACaacaaacaccactgctgccgGCGCCTCTTCTCCCGCCACCGCCACCGCCGCCCGCCGTCGCAATGAAATAGCCAAATCGCCTGTTGCTCAAATACCCATAATATCACCAAATACTCGTTCATCCAGTACCAAGATATCCAGAACAAGTTCTTATGAGGGAAACGCAAGAGTCTCTGGATCAGCCAAGAAAAGGTTAAATATGGAACCCTCCTCCAGTTCCGGTCGACGTGATAAAGGCAAAGCGAAAATGGTGCCTTCTGAGGAAAGTCCCTCTGAGGACAATGCGCCGGAAGATATGAAAGACAAGAATTACCCAAGCATGTTCAAGCCAGTGAGTATAACCAGCTCTGAGGCCAATGCCGTGCTTGCTAAGCGGTTGCCGCTCAAGAAAAGGGCAGTTGTGCTGCCAACTTCCAGTGTTCTCACCCGTCAG
Proteins encoded in this region:
- the LOC125862893 gene encoding uncharacterized protein LOC125862893 produces the protein MAPKKEAKKESSSTSTHQPAIGTRTSSRTAKPNLDSNSDPQQPPVNVAPSSSGSGKAKLGSNPKPPRSKKAETKNSDGGGGESSSMGFKKKANSGPAAIGTQSSARQRGKGKVESDPKPPKSKKVETKISDGGGGESSSMDSKKKANSGPAAIGTRSSTRQRGKDKVGSSMPSDSVSQPPKSEKAETNTSGGGGGGGESSSMDSKNKASTETAAIVTQRSTRQQRGKGKVYSNVPTDSVSQPPKSKKGKTTNTTAAGASSPATATAARRRNEIAKSPVAQIPIISPNTRSSSTKISRTSSYEGNARVSGSAKKRLNMEPSSSSGRRDKGKAKMVPSEESPSEDNAPEDMKDKNYPSMFKPVSITSSEANAVLAKRLPLKKRAVVLPTSSVLTRQGKARMANPQPPKSTASTASSARRRKPKTDSDSTPPADPQPPKSEKTKATPSTSVSTRRGKAQMGTGLTPKGRASISRGKTEMGSNPTPPSSSTSWNSSVSATPRNKTTVEPSSRVLRSENLVVLNTSTIAAIITSLGGPAAAVGIIRLSGLSAVPIVGRVVHPKVKKKKRSSSDWRPRIHVVEYGSDSHVNVIDEV